A portion of the Granulosicoccus antarcticus IMCC3135 genome contains these proteins:
- a CDS encoding lysophospholipid acyltransferase family protein, protein MSRFRKALAWFAANAILIFARLVTAVHAKWLGSEPRDIQRVYFANHCSHGDFVLLWTVLPPALRRRTRPVAGADYWLRSSLRRFIGCDVFHSVLIERNVANRDSNPVAQMVEALDNGDSLIVFPEGTRNTGESRLLPFKSGLFHLASARADVQLVPVWINNLNRVLPKGEIIPVPLICSVSFGPPLELVGGESKNEFLARAEGSLLALAAAESGVNGGQS, encoded by the coding sequence ATGTCAAGATTCAGAAAAGCTCTGGCCTGGTTTGCGGCAAATGCCATTCTGATCTTTGCCCGATTGGTGACCGCTGTTCATGCCAAATGGCTGGGTAGTGAGCCACGCGATATTCAACGGGTTTATTTTGCCAATCACTGTAGCCACGGCGATTTCGTGTTGCTCTGGACGGTTCTGCCACCCGCCTTGCGACGCAGAACCCGGCCGGTGGCTGGTGCGGACTACTGGCTACGATCCTCATTACGCCGGTTTATCGGTTGTGATGTCTTTCACTCGGTACTCATTGAAAGAAATGTTGCTAATCGGGATAGTAATCCGGTCGCGCAGATGGTTGAGGCTCTGGACAATGGTGATTCACTGATTGTCTTTCCCGAGGGCACTCGCAATACCGGAGAGAGTCGTTTGCTGCCGTTCAAGAGTGGTCTGTTTCACCTGGCGAGTGCACGTGCTGATGTGCAACTGGTTCCTGTGTGGATCAATAATCTGAATCGAGTCCTGCCCAAGGGCGAGATCATTCCTGTTCCCTTGATCTGCAGTGTCTCTTTCGGGCCACCATTGGAGCTTGTTGGCGGTGAAAGTAAAAACGAATTTCTGGCGCGTGCCGAAGGCTCGCTGCTGGCCCTTGCCGCGGCAGAGTCTGGTGTCAATGGAGGTCAGTCATGA